In Tiliqua scincoides isolate rTilSci1 chromosome 1, rTilSci1.hap2, whole genome shotgun sequence, the following are encoded in one genomic region:
- the LOC136644805 gene encoding glycine N-acyltransferase-like protein 3 gives MVITGASHPALTCPEPFVWPAMLILTCPSKLQLLEGMLKRSLPLALPVHGAVMHINRGNPVQHEVVVDSWPEFKVVLTRPQRKVMKDKWDFFTNLYAAFYQDVDACQALLENAEAIDWSMAFQLRALQDGVYKAVRSIAEARHVHLKPYSYLTALHPDPPSLSQKRLRNDLHIGTINSSHAALLNDAWNEGGSSHSLRYLDSLVRNFPSTGLFNKEGQLISWSLSDPVGSLAHGYTHPQYRGQGCIEVVTQGTAMKLYAHGFPVHAVTLAENHPSRQALKHQGFNFLPCTYSILIVTPTLDPKT, from the exons ATGGTTATTACAG GTGCTTCCCATCCTGCTCTTACTTGCCCAGAACCCTTTGTTTGGCCAGCCATGCTGATCCTGACCTGCCCATCCAAACTGCAGCTGCTAGAGGGCATGCTGAAAAGGAGTCTGCCTCTGGCACTTCCG GTCCATGGGGCAGTGATGCACATCAATCGTGGAAACCCAGTTCAGCATGAAGTGGTGGTGGACTCCTGGCCAGAATTTAAAGTTGTCCTTACCCGCCCACAaagaaag GTGATGAAGGACAAGTGGGATTTCTTTACCAACTTGTATGCTGCTTTCTACCAGGATGTAGATGCCTGCCAAGCACTGCTGGAAAATGCAGAAGCCATTGACTGGAGCATGGCCTTTCAGCTGCGTG CTCTCCAAGATGGGGTGTACAAAGCTGTCAGAAGTATTGCAGAGGCCAGACATGTCCACCTGAAACCCTATTCTTATTTGACAGCGCTGCATCCAGACCCGCCCAGCCTCTCCCAGAAACG GCTAAGAAATGACCTCCACATTGGGACCATCAATTCATCTCATGCAGCTTTGCTCAATGACGCCTGGAATGAGGGAGGCAGCAGTCATAGCCTGCGATATCTGGACAGCCTGGTCCGCAACTTTCCTAGCACTGGCCTCTTTAACAAGGAAGGCCAGTTGATTTCCTGGAGCCTTAGTGACCCTGTTGGTAGCCTAGCACATGGCTACACCCACCCTCAGTACCGGGGACAGGGCTGCATTGAAGTCGTGACACAAGGGACAGCTATGAAGCTGTATGCTCATGGTTTTCCCGTGCATGCTGTGACCCTGGCAGAGAATCATCCCTCCCGGCAGGCCCTGAAGCACCAGGGCTTCAATTTCTTGCCTTGTACATACTCTATATTAATTGTGACTCCAACCCTTGACCCCAAGACATAG